One genomic segment of Flavobacteriales bacterium includes these proteins:
- a CDS encoding helix-turn-helix transcriptional regulator, giving the protein MKLSQFVKRKRKSQNLTQEDLSFKAGVGLRFIRELERGKKTLQMDKVNQILSLFGHELGPLPISRDEES; this is encoded by the coding sequence ATGAAATTAAGTCAATTCGTAAAAAGAAAAAGAAAGTCTCAAAATCTCACCCAAGAAGATTTGTCGTTCAAAGCTGGTGTGGGTTTACGGTTTATTAGAGAACTAGAACGAGGTAAAAAGACATTGCAAATGGATAAGGTTAACCAAATCTTATCCCTATTTGGACATGAACTTGGCCCCCTACCAATAAGCAGAGATGAAGAAAGCTAA